In a genomic window of Echeneis naucrates chromosome 4, fEcheNa1.1, whole genome shotgun sequence:
- the cbr4 gene encoding carbonyl reductase family member 4 isoform X1 codes for MSRLAVVCGGSRGIGRAACRLLAQRGCRLAVISRHQDAARATVASLHGANHVAFSCDVSIEQEVHKTFETIQKTCGNISYLVNAAGINRDALLMRMKPEDMMDLLHTNLLGTMLTCRAALRRMLHSQGAAIVNIVGLCFLYSIGSVVGLKGNIGQCVYSASKAGLEGFTRSLAKEVASRNIRVNLLAPGFIRTDMTAGLREDVLAQSIPLRRFGELEEAAQAVLFLLESSYVTGQVLVVDGGLQLVM; via the exons ATGTCCAGGCTGGCCGTGGTGTGTGGCGGCTCCAGGGGCATCGGCAGGGCCGCTTGCCGCCTGCTGGCGCAGAGGGGGTGCAGGTTGGCTGTCATCTCCAGACACCAGGATGCTGCCAGAGCCACCGTGGCTTCTCTTCATGGAG CCAACCATGTGGCATTTAGCTGTGATGTCTCCATTGAGCAAGAGGTGCACAAAACCTTTGAGACGATCCAAAAAACCTGTGGAAACATCTCCTATCTTGTGAACGCAGCAGGCATCAACAG GGACGCTCTGTTAATGAGGATGAAGCCTGAGGACATGATGGACCTTCTTCATACCAACTTGCTTGGCACCATGTTGACCTGCAGGGCAGCACTTCGCAGAATGCTGCACAGCCAGGGAGCTGCCATCGTTAATATAG tgggtttgtgttttttgtattcCATAGGCTCTGTTGTGGGGCTGAAAGGGAACATTGGTCAATGTGTCTACAGTGCCAGTAAAGCCGGCTTAGAGGGATTCACACGATCTTTAGCCAAGGAAGTTGCTTCGCGTAACATCAGGGTCAATCTTCTGGCTCCAG GTTTTATACGTACGGACATGACCGCAGGGCTGAGGGAGGATGTTCTGGCGCAGTCCATTCCTCTGAGAAGATTTGGTGAGCTAGAAGAGGCAGCTCAAGctgttcttttccttttggAGTCTTCCTATGTAACAGGACAGGTGCTGGTTGTGGATGGAGGGCTGCAGCTGGTCATGTAA
- the cbr4 gene encoding carbonyl reductase family member 4 isoform X2, whose product MSRLAVVCGGSRGIGRAACRLLAQRGCRLAVISRHQDAARATVASLHGANHVAFSCDVSIEQEVHKTFETIQKTCGNISYLVNAAGINRDALLMRMKPEDMMDLLHTNLLGTMLTCRAALRRMLHSQGAAIVNIGSVVGLKGNIGQCVYSASKAGLEGFTRSLAKEVASRNIRVNLLAPGFIRTDMTAGLREDVLAQSIPLRRFGELEEAAQAVLFLLESSYVTGQVLVVDGGLQLVM is encoded by the exons ATGTCCAGGCTGGCCGTGGTGTGTGGCGGCTCCAGGGGCATCGGCAGGGCCGCTTGCCGCCTGCTGGCGCAGAGGGGGTGCAGGTTGGCTGTCATCTCCAGACACCAGGATGCTGCCAGAGCCACCGTGGCTTCTCTTCATGGAG CCAACCATGTGGCATTTAGCTGTGATGTCTCCATTGAGCAAGAGGTGCACAAAACCTTTGAGACGATCCAAAAAACCTGTGGAAACATCTCCTATCTTGTGAACGCAGCAGGCATCAACAG GGACGCTCTGTTAATGAGGATGAAGCCTGAGGACATGATGGACCTTCTTCATACCAACTTGCTTGGCACCATGTTGACCTGCAGGGCAGCACTTCGCAGAATGCTGCACAGCCAGGGAGCTGCCATCGTTAATATAG GCTCTGTTGTGGGGCTGAAAGGGAACATTGGTCAATGTGTCTACAGTGCCAGTAAAGCCGGCTTAGAGGGATTCACACGATCTTTAGCCAAGGAAGTTGCTTCGCGTAACATCAGGGTCAATCTTCTGGCTCCAG GTTTTATACGTACGGACATGACCGCAGGGCTGAGGGAGGATGTTCTGGCGCAGTCCATTCCTCTGAGAAGATTTGGTGAGCTAGAAGAGGCAGCTCAAGctgttcttttccttttggAGTCTTCCTATGTAACAGGACAGGTGCTGGTTGTGGATGGAGGGCTGCAGCTGGTCATGTAA
- the palld gene encoding palladin isoform X2 produces the protein MSACVIQSGCPGVRVSVAQCLSCCQEKLCVQPNFKEIINEFGLTKWQQYNRWFCEGRELHNSPDIQIWRDGDLHTLVIAEAFEDDTGRYTCVASNSLGADNTSAEVYIEGASSSDSDGEGAASKSRSGIMPQVQKKTTSMSLTIHSSSPKTLEVLPHRSTLVQSLSQPPQRMQSPVSSLYGGEVSGPPVFTKVLQDAQASEGQVVVLECRVRGSPPLQVRWSRQGEEILDSPDFRILQKKPRSAAEPEEICTLVIAEAFPEDGGLFCCTASNPFGSINSTAQLTVTAATEDSSSNGMSGDSSGFEDTAAFPPPPPPTEISLLELPPKTQPHPSTEAFPIKELEIWPNVCALPAVSIRSEDEDSGKESVQKGQTLTLPSPPSPPKEMTPPPPPPPPLPQSDFMSDALLQGTARVAPDSPPTPGKMSPYPAKDGPPLPIKPKPKLNASQLKQLQDQILLEQQEAANWQQHQEQQSQEVSPSPQQAPQELPPPAPPSPPLPPPPSFQELESSVTMQASTFNYARPKQFIAAQSPSGTSYITQSSGSSGSSLSSPLSPPTSHKSFSRVNVPPFTKAGSVESPSSPSFPPPPPPFLSPSNLPSPSGPAQDFPPPPPPPPPPMTMSPTNSDMSSPFSSVPPSPASSFLSSVLPSTPTTPGSPTVNALGLPKGNGTVKAFPRKSSVTKTPRIASDSDIQGSKDAVIQDLERKLRFKEERMSNGQQRLTYEEKMARRLLGADNAATVLNTQDTEEEPVTQEYKVSSFEQRLISEIEFRLERSPVEESDDDIQHDDDSAGQGTAPSFVQKLKHYKVFEGMPVTFSCKVNGDPKPKVYWFKDGKQISKRSEHYRISREADGTCSLHTAAASLDDDGNYTIMAGNPEGRVSCTGRMMVQAVNQRGRSQRSTPGHMRRPRSRSRDSGDENDNIQERHFRPHFLQAPGDLIVQEGRLCRMDCKVSGLPTPDLIWQLNGQTIRPDSAHKMLVRENGVHSLVIEPVTSRDAGIYTCIASNRAGQNSFNLELIVAAKEMHKAPSFVEKLQNTSVAEGHPVRLECRVTGVPYPQIFWKRENESFTHNTDRISMHQDNCGYLCMIIQPAMKEDAGWYTVSAKNDAGIVSSTARLDVHTQWQQPNLPRPKKVRPSTSRYAALTERGLDVKAAFFPDSSPLPPGGLVESDDL, from the exons GTGGTTCTGTGAGGGCCGTGAGCTGCACAACTCTCCTGACATACAGATCTGGAGGGATGGTGACTTGCACACGCTGGTGATCGCTGAGGCCTTTGAGGACGACACAGGACGTTACACTTGCGTGGCATCCAACAGTCTTGGAGCAGACAATACCTCTGCTGAGGTCTACATTGAAG GAGCTTCATCATCAGACTCAGACGGAGAAGGCGCAGCATCGAAATCCAGATCAGGAATCATGCCTCA GGTACAGAAGAAGACTACATCAATGTCCTTAACAATCCACTCATCATCACCCAAAACCCTAGAGGTCCTTCCTCATCGCTCTACCCTTGTTCAGTCACTGTCTCAGCCACCACAGAGG ATGCAGAGCCCGGTGTCATCGCTTTATGGTGGGGAAGTGTCAGGCCCTCCTGTTTTTACTAAG GTCTTGCAGGATGCCCAGGCGTCTGAGGGCCAAGTGGTGGTTCTAGAGTGTAGGGTCCGTGGAAGTCCTCCTCTGCAGGTCAGATGGTCCCGCCAAGGAGAGGAAATTCTTGACTCTCCGGATTTTCGAATTCTCCAGAAAA AGCCTCGATCAGCAGCTGAGCCAG aggaGATCTGCACGTTAGTGATTGCCGAGGCCTTTCCAGAGGATGGCGGGCTGTTCTGCTGCACTGCATCCAACCCATTTGGCTCCATAAACAGCACAGCCCAACTCACTGTCACTGCAG caaCTGAGGACTCATCCAGTAATGGCATGTCTGGTGATAGCTCAGGGTTTGAGGATACAGCCGCCttccccccaccacccccaccaacAGAGATCAGCCTCCTGGAGCTGCCACCCAAGACGCAACCTCATCCCAGCACTGAGGCTTTTCCGATCAAGGAGTTGGAGATCTGGCCCAACGTGTGCGCTCTGCCTGCAGTGTCCATACGCTCAGAGGATGAGGACAGTGGGAAAGAGTCTGTACAGAAAGGCCAAACTCTGACTCTACCATCACCTCCTAGTCCACCAAAGGAGATgacacctccaccacctccacccccacctctaCCACAATCTGACTTTATGTCTGATGCCCTACTCCAAGGCACAGCCCGGGTGGCACCAGACTCACCTCCAACCCCAGGCAAAATGTCTCCATACCCTGCAAAAGACGGCCCTCCGCTACCTATTAAACCCAAGCCCAAGCT GAACGCGTCCCAGCTGAAGCAGTTGCAGGACCAGATTCtgttggagcagcaggaagcagccaactggcagcagcatcaggagcagcagagcCAGGAAGTCTCTCCTTCACCTCAGCAAGCGCCTCAGGAACTGCCTCCACCTGCTCCACCATCTCCGCCTttgccccctcctccctccttccagGAGCTGGAGAGCAGTGTAACCATGCAGGCCAGCACCTTCAACTATGCCCGGCCCAAGCAGTTCATAGCTGCGCAGAGCCCCAGTGGGACAAGCTACATCACCCAGTCCTCTGGATCCTCGGGGTCCAGCCTGTCTTCCCCACTGTCTCCCCCCACCTCACACAAGTCCTTCAGCAGAGTCAATGTGCCCCCCTTTACCAAGGCCGGCAGTGTGGAGTCTCCgagctctccttccttcccacctccccctccacccTTCCTCAGCCCCAGTAACCTCCCCTCTCCATCAGGCCCCGCCCAAGActtccctcctccaccaccgcctccacctccacccatGACCATGTCTCCTACCAACTCAGATATGTCCTCTCCATTCTCCTCCGTCCCTCCATCTCCAGCCTCCAGCTTCCTGTCCTCAGTGCTGCCCTCCACACCTACCACACCTGGCAGTCCTACAGTCAACGCCCTGGGCCTCCCCAAAGGCAACGGCACAGT CAAAGCGTTTCCGAGGAAATCCTCAGTTACCAAGACGCCACGCATTGCCTCTGACTCAGACATCCAGGGATCCAAGGATGCTGTCATCCAGGATTTGGAGAGAAAGCTGCGCTTTAAAGAGGAGCGCATGAGCAATGGtcaacag AGGTTAACCTATGAGGAGAAGATGGCTCGCAGGCTGCTGGGTGCTGACAACGCTGCCACAGTCTtaaacacacaggacacagaggaggagccaGTCACACAG GAATACAAAGTGTCCAGCTTTGAGCAGCGTCTGATCAGTGAGATTGAGTTTCGACTGGAGCGCTCTCCAGTGGAGGAGTCAGACGATGACATTCAGCACGATGACGACTCTGCCGGGCAGGGGACGGCGCCATCCTTTGTTCAGAAACTCAAACACTACAAAGTCTTTGAAGGGATGCCAGTGACCTTTTCCTGTAAGGTCAACGGAGACCCCAAACCAAAG GTCTACTGGTTTAAAGATGGCAAGCAGATATCCAAGAGGAGTGAGCACTATCGGATCAGCCGTGAGGCTGACGGAACCTGCTCCTTACACACTGCCGCAGCATCGCTGGATGATGATGGCAACTACACCATCATGGCAGGCAATCCTGAA GGAAGGGTGAGCTGCACTGGCAGGATGATGGTCCAGGCAGTGAACCAGCGAGGCCGAAGCCAACGCTCGACCCCTGGACACATGCGAAG GCCCAGATCCAGGTCTAGAGACAGCGGCGATGAGAATGACAACATCCAAGAGCGTCACTTCCGCCCCCACTTCCTGCAAGCGCCCGGTGACCTCATTGTTCAGGAGGGCCGACTATGTCGGATGGACTGCAAG GTGAGTGGTTTGCCCACTCCTGACCTCATCTGGCAACTGAATGGACAGACCATCCGCCCTGACTCTGCCCACAAGATGTTGGTGAGGGAAAACGGTGTGCACTCATTGGTCATTGAACCAGTGACCAGCCGTGACGCAGGCATCTACACCTGCATCGCCAGCAACCGAGCTGGGCAAAACTCGTTCAACCTGGAACTCATTGTTGCAG CCAAAGAGATGCACAAGGCCCCGTCGTTTGTTGAGAAGCTGCAGAACACAAGCGTGGCTGAGGGTCACCCAGTGCGACTTGAGTGTCGTGTCACTGGAGTTCCCTACCCACAAATCTTTTGGAAAAGGGAGAACGAGTCCTTCActcacaacacagacagaatcaG catgcaccagGACAACTGTGGCTACCTTTGTATGATAATCCAGCCTGCCATGAAAGAGGATGCTGGTTGGTACACCGTGTCAGCCAAGAATGATGCAGGCATTGTATCCAGCACTGCACGCCTCGATGTTCACA CTCAGTGGCAGCAGCCCAACCTCCCCAGGCCTAAGAAGGTGCGTCCCTCCACCAGCCGCTACGCtgcactgacagagagagggctGGACGTGAAGGCGGCCTTCTTCCCCGACTCCAGCCCACTCCCACCTGGTGGCCTTGTGGAAAGCGACGACCTGTAG
- the palld gene encoding palladin isoform X3, with protein MPQVQKKTTSMSLTIHSSSPKTLEVLPHRSTLVQSLSQPPQRMQSPVSSLYGGEVSGPPVFTKVLQDAQASEGQVVVLECRVRGSPPLQVRWSRQGEEILDSPDFRILQKKPRSAAEPEEICTLVIAEAFPEDGGLFCCTASNPFGSINSTAQLTVTAATEDSSSNGMSGDSSGFEDTAAFPPPPPPTEISLLELPPKTQPHPSTEAFPIKELEIWPNVCALPAVSIRSEDEDSGKESVQKGQTLTLPSPPSPPKEMTPPPPPPPPLPQSDFMSDALLQGTARVAPDSPPTPGKMSPYPAKDGPPLPIKPKPKLNASQLKQLQDQILLEQQEAANWQQHQEQQSQEVSPSPQQAPQELPPPAPPSPPLPPPPSFQELESSVTMQASTFNYARPKQFIAAQSPSGTSYITQSSGSSGSSLSSPLSPPTSHKSFSRVNVPPFTKAGSVESPSSPSFPPPPPPFLSPSNLPSPSGPAQDFPPPPPPPPPPMTMSPTNSDMSSPFSSVPPSPASSFLSSVLPSTPTTPGSPTVNALGLPKGNGTVKAFPRKSSVTKTPRIASDSDIQGSKDAVIQDLERKLRFKEERMSNGQQRLTYEEKMARRLLGADNAATVLNTQDTEEEPVTQEYKVSSFEQRLISEIEFRLERSPVEESDDDIQHDDDSAGQGTAPSFVQKLKHYKVFEGMPVTFSCKVNGDPKPKVYWFKDGKQISKRSEHYRISREADGTCSLHTAAASLDDDGNYTIMAGNPEGRVSCTGRMMVQAVNQRGRSQRSTPGHMRRPRSRSRDSGDENDNIQERHFRPHFLQAPGDLIVQEGRLCRMDCKVSGLPTPDLIWQLNGQTIRPDSAHKMLVRENGVHSLVIEPVTSRDAGIYTCIASNRAGQNSFNLELIVAAKEMHKAPSFVEKLQNTSVAEGHPVRLECRVTGVPYPQIFWKRENESFTHNTDRISMHQDNCGYLCMIIQPAMKEDAGWYTVSAKNDAGIVSSTARLDVHTQWQQPNLPRPKKVRPSTSRYAALTERGLDVKAAFFPDSSPLPPGGLVESDDL; from the exons ATGCCTCA GGTACAGAAGAAGACTACATCAATGTCCTTAACAATCCACTCATCATCACCCAAAACCCTAGAGGTCCTTCCTCATCGCTCTACCCTTGTTCAGTCACTGTCTCAGCCACCACAGAGG ATGCAGAGCCCGGTGTCATCGCTTTATGGTGGGGAAGTGTCAGGCCCTCCTGTTTTTACTAAG GTCTTGCAGGATGCCCAGGCGTCTGAGGGCCAAGTGGTGGTTCTAGAGTGTAGGGTCCGTGGAAGTCCTCCTCTGCAGGTCAGATGGTCCCGCCAAGGAGAGGAAATTCTTGACTCTCCGGATTTTCGAATTCTCCAGAAAA AGCCTCGATCAGCAGCTGAGCCAG aggaGATCTGCACGTTAGTGATTGCCGAGGCCTTTCCAGAGGATGGCGGGCTGTTCTGCTGCACTGCATCCAACCCATTTGGCTCCATAAACAGCACAGCCCAACTCACTGTCACTGCAG caaCTGAGGACTCATCCAGTAATGGCATGTCTGGTGATAGCTCAGGGTTTGAGGATACAGCCGCCttccccccaccacccccaccaacAGAGATCAGCCTCCTGGAGCTGCCACCCAAGACGCAACCTCATCCCAGCACTGAGGCTTTTCCGATCAAGGAGTTGGAGATCTGGCCCAACGTGTGCGCTCTGCCTGCAGTGTCCATACGCTCAGAGGATGAGGACAGTGGGAAAGAGTCTGTACAGAAAGGCCAAACTCTGACTCTACCATCACCTCCTAGTCCACCAAAGGAGATgacacctccaccacctccacccccacctctaCCACAATCTGACTTTATGTCTGATGCCCTACTCCAAGGCACAGCCCGGGTGGCACCAGACTCACCTCCAACCCCAGGCAAAATGTCTCCATACCCTGCAAAAGACGGCCCTCCGCTACCTATTAAACCCAAGCCCAAGCT GAACGCGTCCCAGCTGAAGCAGTTGCAGGACCAGATTCtgttggagcagcaggaagcagccaactggcagcagcatcaggagcagcagagcCAGGAAGTCTCTCCTTCACCTCAGCAAGCGCCTCAGGAACTGCCTCCACCTGCTCCACCATCTCCGCCTttgccccctcctccctccttccagGAGCTGGAGAGCAGTGTAACCATGCAGGCCAGCACCTTCAACTATGCCCGGCCCAAGCAGTTCATAGCTGCGCAGAGCCCCAGTGGGACAAGCTACATCACCCAGTCCTCTGGATCCTCGGGGTCCAGCCTGTCTTCCCCACTGTCTCCCCCCACCTCACACAAGTCCTTCAGCAGAGTCAATGTGCCCCCCTTTACCAAGGCCGGCAGTGTGGAGTCTCCgagctctccttccttcccacctccccctccacccTTCCTCAGCCCCAGTAACCTCCCCTCTCCATCAGGCCCCGCCCAAGActtccctcctccaccaccgcctccacctccacccatGACCATGTCTCCTACCAACTCAGATATGTCCTCTCCATTCTCCTCCGTCCCTCCATCTCCAGCCTCCAGCTTCCTGTCCTCAGTGCTGCCCTCCACACCTACCACACCTGGCAGTCCTACAGTCAACGCCCTGGGCCTCCCCAAAGGCAACGGCACAGT CAAAGCGTTTCCGAGGAAATCCTCAGTTACCAAGACGCCACGCATTGCCTCTGACTCAGACATCCAGGGATCCAAGGATGCTGTCATCCAGGATTTGGAGAGAAAGCTGCGCTTTAAAGAGGAGCGCATGAGCAATGGtcaacag AGGTTAACCTATGAGGAGAAGATGGCTCGCAGGCTGCTGGGTGCTGACAACGCTGCCACAGTCTtaaacacacaggacacagaggaggagccaGTCACACAG GAATACAAAGTGTCCAGCTTTGAGCAGCGTCTGATCAGTGAGATTGAGTTTCGACTGGAGCGCTCTCCAGTGGAGGAGTCAGACGATGACATTCAGCACGATGACGACTCTGCCGGGCAGGGGACGGCGCCATCCTTTGTTCAGAAACTCAAACACTACAAAGTCTTTGAAGGGATGCCAGTGACCTTTTCCTGTAAGGTCAACGGAGACCCCAAACCAAAG GTCTACTGGTTTAAAGATGGCAAGCAGATATCCAAGAGGAGTGAGCACTATCGGATCAGCCGTGAGGCTGACGGAACCTGCTCCTTACACACTGCCGCAGCATCGCTGGATGATGATGGCAACTACACCATCATGGCAGGCAATCCTGAA GGAAGGGTGAGCTGCACTGGCAGGATGATGGTCCAGGCAGTGAACCAGCGAGGCCGAAGCCAACGCTCGACCCCTGGACACATGCGAAG GCCCAGATCCAGGTCTAGAGACAGCGGCGATGAGAATGACAACATCCAAGAGCGTCACTTCCGCCCCCACTTCCTGCAAGCGCCCGGTGACCTCATTGTTCAGGAGGGCCGACTATGTCGGATGGACTGCAAG GTGAGTGGTTTGCCCACTCCTGACCTCATCTGGCAACTGAATGGACAGACCATCCGCCCTGACTCTGCCCACAAGATGTTGGTGAGGGAAAACGGTGTGCACTCATTGGTCATTGAACCAGTGACCAGCCGTGACGCAGGCATCTACACCTGCATCGCCAGCAACCGAGCTGGGCAAAACTCGTTCAACCTGGAACTCATTGTTGCAG CCAAAGAGATGCACAAGGCCCCGTCGTTTGTTGAGAAGCTGCAGAACACAAGCGTGGCTGAGGGTCACCCAGTGCGACTTGAGTGTCGTGTCACTGGAGTTCCCTACCCACAAATCTTTTGGAAAAGGGAGAACGAGTCCTTCActcacaacacagacagaatcaG catgcaccagGACAACTGTGGCTACCTTTGTATGATAATCCAGCCTGCCATGAAAGAGGATGCTGGTTGGTACACCGTGTCAGCCAAGAATGATGCAGGCATTGTATCCAGCACTGCACGCCTCGATGTTCACA CTCAGTGGCAGCAGCCCAACCTCCCCAGGCCTAAGAAGGTGCGTCCCTCCACCAGCCGCTACGCtgcactgacagagagagggctGGACGTGAAGGCGGCCTTCTTCCCCGACTCCAGCCCACTCCCACCTGGTGGCCTTGTGGAAAGCGACGACCTGTAG
- the palld gene encoding palladin isoform X4, translated as MQASTFNYARPKQFIAAQSPSGTSYITQSSGSSGSSLSSPLSPPTSHKSFSRVNVPPFTKAGSVESPSSPSFPPPPPPFLSPSNLPSPSGPAQDFPPPPPPPPPPMTMSPTNSDMSSPFSSVPPSPASSFLSSVLPSTPTTPGSPTVNALGLPKGNGTVKAFPRKSSVTKTPRIASDSDIQGSKDAVIQDLERKLRFKEERMSNGQQRLTYEEKMARRLLGADNAATVLNTQDTEEEPVTQEYKVSSFEQRLISEIEFRLERSPVEESDDDIQHDDDSAGQGTAPSFVQKLKHYKVFEGMPVTFSCKVNGDPKPKVYWFKDGKQISKRSEHYRISREADGTCSLHTAAASLDDDGNYTIMAGNPEGRVSCTGRMMVQAVNQRGRSQRSTPGHMRRPRSRSRDSGDENDNIQERHFRPHFLQAPGDLIVQEGRLCRMDCKVSGLPTPDLIWQLNGQTIRPDSAHKMLVRENGVHSLVIEPVTSRDAGIYTCIASNRAGQNSFNLELIVAAKEMHKAPSFVEKLQNTSVAEGHPVRLECRVTGVPYPQIFWKRENESFTHNTDRISMHQDNCGYLCMIIQPAMKEDAGWYTVSAKNDAGIVSSTARLDVHTQWQQPNLPRPKKVRPSTSRYAALTERGLDVKAAFFPDSSPLPPGGLVESDDL; from the exons ATGCAGGCCAGCACCTTCAACTATGCCCGGCCCAAGCAGTTCATAGCTGCGCAGAGCCCCAGTGGGACAAGCTACATCACCCAGTCCTCTGGATCCTCGGGGTCCAGCCTGTCTTCCCCACTGTCTCCCCCCACCTCACACAAGTCCTTCAGCAGAGTCAATGTGCCCCCCTTTACCAAGGCCGGCAGTGTGGAGTCTCCgagctctccttccttcccacctccccctccacccTTCCTCAGCCCCAGTAACCTCCCCTCTCCATCAGGCCCCGCCCAAGActtccctcctccaccaccgcctccacctccacccatGACCATGTCTCCTACCAACTCAGATATGTCCTCTCCATTCTCCTCCGTCCCTCCATCTCCAGCCTCCAGCTTCCTGTCCTCAGTGCTGCCCTCCACACCTACCACACCTGGCAGTCCTACAGTCAACGCCCTGGGCCTCCCCAAAGGCAACGGCACAGT CAAAGCGTTTCCGAGGAAATCCTCAGTTACCAAGACGCCACGCATTGCCTCTGACTCAGACATCCAGGGATCCAAGGATGCTGTCATCCAGGATTTGGAGAGAAAGCTGCGCTTTAAAGAGGAGCGCATGAGCAATGGtcaacag AGGTTAACCTATGAGGAGAAGATGGCTCGCAGGCTGCTGGGTGCTGACAACGCTGCCACAGTCTtaaacacacaggacacagaggaggagccaGTCACACAG GAATACAAAGTGTCCAGCTTTGAGCAGCGTCTGATCAGTGAGATTGAGTTTCGACTGGAGCGCTCTCCAGTGGAGGAGTCAGACGATGACATTCAGCACGATGACGACTCTGCCGGGCAGGGGACGGCGCCATCCTTTGTTCAGAAACTCAAACACTACAAAGTCTTTGAAGGGATGCCAGTGACCTTTTCCTGTAAGGTCAACGGAGACCCCAAACCAAAG GTCTACTGGTTTAAAGATGGCAAGCAGATATCCAAGAGGAGTGAGCACTATCGGATCAGCCGTGAGGCTGACGGAACCTGCTCCTTACACACTGCCGCAGCATCGCTGGATGATGATGGCAACTACACCATCATGGCAGGCAATCCTGAA GGAAGGGTGAGCTGCACTGGCAGGATGATGGTCCAGGCAGTGAACCAGCGAGGCCGAAGCCAACGCTCGACCCCTGGACACATGCGAAG GCCCAGATCCAGGTCTAGAGACAGCGGCGATGAGAATGACAACATCCAAGAGCGTCACTTCCGCCCCCACTTCCTGCAAGCGCCCGGTGACCTCATTGTTCAGGAGGGCCGACTATGTCGGATGGACTGCAAG GTGAGTGGTTTGCCCACTCCTGACCTCATCTGGCAACTGAATGGACAGACCATCCGCCCTGACTCTGCCCACAAGATGTTGGTGAGGGAAAACGGTGTGCACTCATTGGTCATTGAACCAGTGACCAGCCGTGACGCAGGCATCTACACCTGCATCGCCAGCAACCGAGCTGGGCAAAACTCGTTCAACCTGGAACTCATTGTTGCAG CCAAAGAGATGCACAAGGCCCCGTCGTTTGTTGAGAAGCTGCAGAACACAAGCGTGGCTGAGGGTCACCCAGTGCGACTTGAGTGTCGTGTCACTGGAGTTCCCTACCCACAAATCTTTTGGAAAAGGGAGAACGAGTCCTTCActcacaacacagacagaatcaG catgcaccagGACAACTGTGGCTACCTTTGTATGATAATCCAGCCTGCCATGAAAGAGGATGCTGGTTGGTACACCGTGTCAGCCAAGAATGATGCAGGCATTGTATCCAGCACTGCACGCCTCGATGTTCACA CTCAGTGGCAGCAGCCCAACCTCCCCAGGCCTAAGAAGGTGCGTCCCTCCACCAGCCGCTACGCtgcactgacagagagagggctGGACGTGAAGGCGGCCTTCTTCCCCGACTCCAGCCCACTCCCACCTGGTGGCCTTGTGGAAAGCGACGACCTGTAG